One genomic segment of Fibrobacter sp. UWH4 includes these proteins:
- a CDS encoding toxin-antitoxin system YwqK family antitoxin, with product MKKVFLLCISLCVLCSVAVAQNSPAVTLDTIREFYADSNLSRLYTVQGGTDIREGVAYSYHPNGKVAIEAPYKNGKLDGVFKSYFENGKLWQTIGYKNGIEEGVSTIYFENGSKKSKEIYRGGILDGLTEEWDDQGKLRRRLPYMRGQLHGVAKVFDDLGGLKEEMTFDKGLREGPYRRYNRGVKVLEAEFQQNRCVKGCDF from the coding sequence GTGAAAAAAGTATTTCTGTTGTGTATTTCTCTATGTGTGCTCTGCTCGGTCGCCGTAGCGCAGAATTCGCCGGCGGTGACGCTCGATACGATAAGAGAATTTTACGCGGACAGTAACCTTTCACGCCTTTATACGGTCCAGGGAGGAACCGACATTCGTGAGGGTGTAGCCTACAGTTATCATCCGAATGGCAAGGTCGCTATCGAGGCTCCATATAAAAACGGCAAGCTCGACGGCGTGTTCAAGAGCTATTTCGAGAATGGAAAACTCTGGCAGACTATCGGCTACAAGAATGGAATCGAAGAGGGCGTTTCGACGATCTATTTCGAAAACGGCTCCAAGAAAAGCAAGGAAATTTACCGTGGCGGAATCCTGGATGGGCTGACTGAAGAATGGGATGACCAGGGGAAGCTCCGCCGCAGGTTACCGTATATGCGTGGCCAGTTGCATGGCGTTGCTAAGGTTTTTGATGACCTGGGTGGCCTTAAGGAAGAAATGACTTTTGATAAGGGATTACGCGAGGGGCCGTACCGCCGCTACAATCGTGGCGTCAAGGTCCTGGAGGCGGAATTCCAGCAGAACCGCTGCGTCAAGGGTTGCGATTTTTAA
- a CDS encoding protein kinase yields the protein MIRNILAETLDRVSRNLALRPNYTMEEYQRWFDQNPEYMHNGAMQHIQLVEPLTLEGTNNLYRAQFWLEHPNDPSRYVEQEIVVKICKFWANPGKNRLHRLNMLLSAFQDEIRINNLIHATNIEGVVQSMGGGIAGRHPYLKMEFIKGCSLDRLFRKDLTDDDILHRVAQLAYLANTISQLHYYQIVHKDLKPKNLLLCQNPQHKNNHKILICDFGYAQAKLRESVTEYGGQITPCYSAPEQAIMGENLSASVDYFSFGIIVHEYLTGEPLFPHSMDIFIEDGYRITDRYLEYLKTGRENRFNDPRFPELTQWIDNLTIFDSFERMQNSPNLFDIAHKLRERVNAQGYRDVNTDFLWNQLREYNRF from the coding sequence ATGATTCGCAACATTCTGGCAGAAACATTAGACCGCGTATCCAGAAACCTGGCACTTCGCCCCAACTACACCATGGAAGAATACCAGAGGTGGTTTGACCAGAATCCCGAATACATGCACAACGGGGCGATGCAGCATATCCAGCTGGTGGAGCCGCTGACTCTCGAAGGCACGAACAACCTGTACCGCGCCCAGTTCTGGCTGGAACATCCGAACGACCCGAGCCGCTACGTCGAACAGGAAATCGTCGTCAAGATTTGCAAATTCTGGGCGAACCCCGGCAAGAACCGCCTGCACCGTCTGAATATGCTCCTGAGCGCTTTCCAGGACGAAATCCGCATCAACAACCTGATTCACGCCACGAACATCGAAGGAGTGGTTCAAAGCATGGGCGGAGGCATCGCCGGTAGGCACCCGTACCTGAAAATGGAGTTCATCAAGGGCTGTTCTCTGGACAGGCTTTTCAGAAAAGACCTCACCGACGACGACATCCTGCACCGTGTAGCGCAGCTAGCCTACCTTGCGAACACCATCAGCCAGCTGCACTACTACCAGATTGTCCACAAAGACCTGAAACCCAAGAACCTGTTGCTTTGCCAGAACCCGCAACACAAGAACAACCATAAGATTCTTATTTGCGACTTCGGTTACGCACAGGCAAAGCTCCGCGAATCCGTCACCGAATACGGTGGCCAGATAACGCCCTGCTACAGCGCCCCGGAACAAGCGATCATGGGCGAGAACCTTTCCGCATCCGTCGACTATTTCAGTTTCGGAATCATCGTTCACGAATACCTGACGGGCGAGCCGCTTTTCCCTCATTCGATGGATATATTCATCGAAGACGGTTACCGCATTACCGACCGTTACCTGGAATACCTGAAGACCGGACGCGAAAACCGTTTCAACGATCCGCGTTTCCCGGAACTTACGCAATGGATTGACAACCTCACGATTTTCGACAGTTTCGAGCGCATGCAAAACAGCCCGAACCTGTTCGACATCGCCCACAAGCTACGCGAACGCGTGAATGCCCAAGGGTATCGCGACGTCAACACGGATTTCTTATGGAACCAGTTGCGCGAATACAACCGTTTTTAG
- a CDS encoding TIGR00730 family Rossman fold protein, which yields MTTKKTLKLTPGKMIYHNADFIDSDVGRPIRILSEFMGPNQIFAQEGIKNTIVFFGSARTLPMSEIKKRLKNCKNKKEAMRLKRLSLVAEYYDAAHELGAKLGRWANKQHKGFALMTGGGPGIMEAGNRGANDVGTSSIGLNIKLPFEQHPNPYIDDELNLQFRYFFIRKYWFMKMARALVVFPGGFGTLDEMFELLTLIQTKKYGDRMPVVIYGGKYWNKIINWDYLADTGMIDKEDLKLFHICDTVEDAYNIITTALEKTME from the coding sequence ATGACGACCAAGAAAACACTCAAGCTTACTCCAGGCAAGATGATTTACCACAACGCCGATTTTATTGATAGCGATGTTGGCCGTCCTATCCGAATTCTTTCGGAATTCATGGGTCCGAACCAGATTTTTGCCCAGGAAGGCATCAAGAACACCATCGTGTTCTTTGGTTCGGCGCGTACGCTCCCCATGAGCGAGATTAAGAAACGCCTGAAGAATTGCAAGAACAAGAAAGAGGCCATGCGTCTCAAGCGCCTTTCACTTGTCGCCGAATACTACGATGCCGCTCATGAACTCGGCGCGAAACTTGGCCGTTGGGCCAACAAGCAGCACAAGGGATTCGCCCTGATGACCGGCGGCGGCCCCGGCATCATGGAAGCGGGTAACCGCGGCGCAAACGACGTGGGCACATCCTCCATCGGCCTCAATATCAAGTTGCCGTTCGAACAGCACCCGAACCCCTACATCGACGACGAACTGAACTTGCAGTTCCGCTATTTCTTTATCCGTAAGTACTGGTTCATGAAGATGGCGCGAGCCCTCGTGGTGTTCCCCGGCGGTTTCGGCACCCTCGACGAAATGTTCGAACTGCTGACTCTTATCCAGACCAAGAAATACGGCGACCGTATGCCCGTCGTGATTTACGGTGGTAAATACTGGAACAAGATTATCAACTGGGACTATCTTGCCGACACGGGAATGATCGACAAGGAAGACCTCAAGCTGTTCCATATCTGCGATACCGTTGAAGACGCATACAATATCATTACGACGGCGCTCGAAAAGACAATGGAATAA